Sequence from the Fibrobacter sp. genome:
CTACTCCGCCTCGCGGGTCTCGAACCGCTGTTTAAGGAACAGGTGCGCCCCAGCAACGGTGCCGACAGTTGCAACGCCGAAGACTTTGTGAAGGTGGGCGAACGCTGCAACGTCGCCGGCTCCAAGAAGTTCCTGCGGCTCATCAACGAAAAGAATTACGACGAGGCGCTTGACATTGCACGCAAGCAGGTCGAAGACGGTGCCGACGTGATTGACGTGAACATGGACGATGGTCTGCTGGACGCCACCGCCGAAATGCAGACCTTCCTGAACCTGATTGCATCGGACCCGGCCGTGAGTCGCGTGCCCATCATGGTGGACTCTTCCCGATTCGAAGTCATCGAGGCGGGCCTCAAGTGCATCCAGGGCAAGAGTATCGTGAACTCCATCTCCCTCAAGATGGGCGAACAGGCGTTTATCGAGCACGCACTCACCATCAAGCGCCTGGGGGCCGCCGTCATCGTGATGCTCTTCGACGAAGAAGGTCAGGCCACCAACTACGAGCGTCGCGTGAATATTGCCGCCCGCGCCTACGACATTCTGGTGAAGCAACTGGATTTCGCGCCCTCCGACATCATCTTTGACCCGAACGTTTTGACAGTCGCAACCGGCATGGCCGAACACAACGCCTACGCCATCGACTTTATCCGCGCGGTCCGCTGGATTATGGACAACCTGCCCGGTGTGCGCATCTCGGGCGGTCTTTCGAACCTCTCGTTCGCCTTCCGCGGCAACAACTACCTGCGCGAAGCGATGCACACCACCTTCTTGCATTACGCGATTCCGAACGGCATGGGCATGGCCATCATGAACCCCAGCGCGATTATCGAATACAAGACGATTCCGCTGGAACTCCGCATGGCCATTACCGAAGTGCTGTTGAACACGGAACCAGATGCAAGCGAAGCGCTTATTGAAATTGCAAGCCGCATGACCGCAGCTGCCGCTGCCGCCAAGGAAGCGGGTACCAAGTACGACCCGAAGGCGATTTTCGCCATGAGCACAGGCGCGGGCAGTTCCGACGCGGGTAGCAACAGCGTCGCCGACTCCGCGCAGGCAAAAACCACGCCCGAAGAACGCCTGCAAGAAGCACTTCTCAAGGGAACTTCCACCACTCTTCAGCCCGACCTGATGGAACTCATCAACCGCGGCGATAGCCCGGTGGGAATCATCTCTGGCCCGCTCATGGACGGCATGAACGAAGTCGGTCGCCGCTTCGGTGAAGGCAAGATGTTCTTGCCGCAGGTGGTAAAGACAGCACGCACCATGAAGAAGGCGGTAGAAATCTTACAGCCCTACATCGAGGCGGGCAAGGACGCGAACGCTTCTAGCCGCGGCAAGATTGTGATTGCCACCGTCAAAGGCGACGTGCACGATATCGGCAAGAATATCGTCTCCGTGATTATGGCCTGTAACGGCTACGAGATGGTGGACCTGGGCGTGATGGTTCCCGAAGACGTCATCGTGAAGGCGGTCATCGAAAACAAGGCCGATATATTGAGCCTCTCCGGATTGATTACGCCCTCCCTCGAAGAAATGTGCACCGTGGCTAAAGCCATGCAAGATGCGGGCCAGCGCATCCCGATTATCGTCGGCGGCGCCACCACCTCGCCCACGCACACGGCCGTGAAAATCGCCCCGTGCTACGAAGGCCCTGTATTCCACGTGCGCGACGCCGCAAGCAACCCGGGCCTCGTGCAAAAGCTTTTGGATCCGGCCACTAGCGAACAGACCATTCAAGAAAACCGGGTCGAACAGCAGCGCATTCGCGACAAGCAAAACGGCATCCAGACCGAAGCCGCAAGCGCCATGGCTGCAGCAGAGAAGACTCCCCTCGAACGTCGCTACAGCTGCGACTGGAGCAAGTACCAGCCCGTGGAACCTCCGTTCATGGGCGAAAGCAAGCTCCCGCCGATTCCGCTGGAAAAAGTCATCCCGCTTATCAGCTGGGAATACTTCTTCTTCACCTGGAAAATCAAGCCGGACCAGGAAGAAGCAAAGAAACTCAAGGCCGATGCCGAAGCGCTCATCAAGAGTCTCACGAAGCCCGAGTATGCGCTGCGTGCCGTGCAGGCGTTCTACCCTGCAGCCGGTACGGAAAATTCCATCAAGTTCAACACGGGCCGTACCGGCACCGACTCCGACTTTGTCGAAGTCGCTACGGCACGCCAGCAGAACCCGGAAGGCACTTGCCTTGCCCTCTGCGACTACGTAGCCCCTGCCAATGCGAATACCGCAAGCGTCTTCGCCGCTCCCGCCGGTAAAGATGTTTTCCGCGACATTGTGGGCGCCTTCGCCGTCACCGTGAGCGACGCCTTCGTCAAACGCCTCGAAAAGCTCAAGGCCGAACAGGGCGGCAGCGACTACGACGTTCTTTTGATGCAGACCGTCGCCGACCGCCTCGCCGAAGCGGGCGCCGAATACCTGAGCCAGGAACTCGCCCGCACCAACAGCTGGAAGGGCATCCGCCCGGCCGTCGGCTACCCGGTACTCCCGAACATCAAGGAAATCTTCAACGTGGCGAAACTCATCGACTTCGGTAGCGTGGGCATCAGCCTCACCGAGAACGGCGCCATGTACCCGCAGGCCTCCGTAAGCGGCCTCTACATCAGCCACCCCGAAGTGGATTATTTTCACGTAAAGTCGTGAGACGGCTACGCCTCTCCAGGATGACATTCCCCGTGCCTCGCGCCCCGCGCCTCGAACCTCTTGTCCCCTGCGGCCCTACCACCTACAACCTATCCCCTAAATCCTAGATCCTAGCCCCTATCCCCTAAATCCTATCCCCTCATCCCTAGCCACTATACTATCTTTCCCACCATGCGTTACAGTGATATTTCTTGTTTCCAGAGCGGTGTAGCCGTTCCCCTGTTCAGCCTCCGTAGCAAAAACAGCATCGGTATCGGCGAATACCTCGACCTGATTCCCTTTGCCCAGTGGTCCAAGCTTTGTGATTTCAACGTCATCCAGCTTCTGCCGGTGAACGATACCGGTGCCGAGGCCAGCCCTTACAGCGCCCGCAGCGCCTTTGCCCTGAACCCGGTGTTCATCAACATCCAGGCGGTGCAGGGTTCCTCCGAATTCGAAGACGACATCGAAGAGGCCAAGGAAAAGTTCGACGAGCAGGAACGCATCGACTACTACAAGATTTCCACTTGGAAACGCTCCATCCTGAGAAAAATTTTTGACAACCGTTACGACCAGCTCCGCAAGGACAAGGTCTTGCAGGAGTGGCTGGACAAGAACCCCTGGGCCAAGGCCTACTGCGCCTACAGCACCTTGAAGGCCGAAAACGGCGAGAAGAGCTGGAAGGACTGGAAAAATTTCAAGAACCCCACGGACGCAGACATTGAAAAAATCTGGACCAAGTACAAGAAAGACGTTTGGTTCCAGGCCTGGATGCAGTTCGTTGCCGAGACGCAGTTCTGTGCCGCCGTGTCGGAAGTTTCCAAGTTGGGCATCAACATCAAGGGTGACATTCCTATCCTCATCAACGAGGACAGCGCCGACGTGTGGGCGAGCCGCAAGTATTTCTCCCTGGAAGACCGTGCCGGCGCACCTCCCGACATGTTCAGCTACAGCGGCCAGAACTGGGGATTCCCCACCTACCGCTGGGATGTCATTGAACAGGACGGCTTTGCCTGGTGGAAAGCCCGTCTCGCCCAGGCAAGCAAGTTCTACCACGCCTACCGTATCGACCATGTGCTGGGATTTTTCCGTATCTGGAGCATCCCCCAGACCGAGACCACGGGCATCCTCGGGCACTTCAATCCTAGCATCCCGCTGACCCTGGAACGCCTGCAGGCCGCAGGCTTCAAGCAGGAATCCCTGGAATACCTGCGCAAGCCCAACTATTCCGTGGATCAGCTGCGGCAGTTCCTGGAAGGCGATACGGAACGCCTGCTGCCCGTCTGCTTCAAGACGCTCTACGGCACTACAGACCGCTACATTTTGAAAGACGAATTCCTCTCGGAAAAGGCCATTCTCGGTCTTTCCGAACCCCAAGAAATTAAGGACAAGCTGCTGAAGGTTTACTGGAACCGCGTGTTTGTCCCTACCGGCGACGAACACACCTTCTACCCTTACTGGTACTGGTACAATGCCCCGGTGCTCTTCACCCTGCCGGAATATGAACAGCAGAAACTTCACGAGATTATCGGCGAAAACGAGGCCGCCCAGAATGGGCTCTGGGAGGCGAACGCCACCAAGCTTCTGTCGGTCCTTGCCAAGGAAACGGACATGCTGGTCTGCGCCGAAGACCTGGGCTCCGTGCCCCGCTGCGTTCCTGCGGTTCTCAAGAAACTGAATATCCTTTCGCTCCGTATCGAACGCTGGGCCCGCAACTGGGACGCTCCCTATTCTCCCTACTACGCTATGGAAGAATACCCCCGCCTCTCGGTGTGCACCACCAGCTGCCACGACACCTCCAGCCTTCGCGGGCTCTGGAAGGAGCCTGACTTTGATAGGGCCTTCTACTGGTCTCACGCGGGACTTCCGGGCAACGCTCCGGAAGAACTGACCCCCACCGTGGTGCGGAATATTCTGGCCCACGTGTTCTCCGCCAACAGCCTGCTCTGCATCTTGCCGGTGCAGGACTATTTCGCCTTGTCGCCCGCCCTTTCGGAATGCGCTCCCGAAGAGGAACGGGTGAACATCCCGGGCACCGTCGGCGGCAAGAACTGGACCTACCGCCTGCCCTGTTCCGTAGAGGACCTCGCGAAAAACAACTTCCTCTGTTCCGAAATCCGCAAGCTGGTGGACGCCCGCAAACGCAGACCCATGTGGAAAATTTAATTCAATGTGGAATGTGGGATGTGGAATGTGTAATTAGACGTTTCACATTGCGGCGCAGCCGCTCGCATCACACACTTCACACTACACATTGCCTATGTTCGCTCCCGCTTGGACAAAAGACGCCGTATTCTATCAGATATTCCCTGATAGGTTCTGCCGGAGTCCCCGCTACCATGCGGTAGGCAGGTTCGTGCCTTGGGGCTCCAGGCCCACCCGCGAAAACATGTTCGGCGGGAATCTCGCGGGCATCGAGGACCATCTGGACTACATCGCGGGCCTCGGCGTAAACGCCATCTATCTCTGTCCCATCTTCAAGAGCAATTCCAACCACCGCTACCATACCGTCGATTACTTCGAAATCGACCCGGTGCTGGGCACGCTCAAGGATTTCGACCGCCTTGTCAAAAAAGCCCACAGGCTTGGGCTGCGTATCATTCTCGACGGTGTGTTCAACCACTGTTCCCGCGGGTTCTTCCAGTTCAACAGCCTGCTGGAACTGGGCGAAAATTCCCCCTACGTGGACTGGTTTCATGTAAAGGGCTGGCCTCTCAACGCCTATTCGGGCAAACCCAATTACGAATGCTGGTGGAACTACCCGGCGCTTCCCAAGTTCAACACCGGCTGCCCCGATGTTCGGGAATACCTTTTCTCCGTGGCCGAATACTGGACCCATCGCGGCATCGACGGCTGGCGTCTCGACGTTCCCAACGAAATCGACGACGACTCCTTCTGGCAGGAATTCCGCCGCCGCGTCAAGGCCATCAATCCCGAGGCTTACATCGTAGGCGAAATCTGGGACGAGCCCTCCCGCTGGTTGCAAGGCGACCAGTTCGACGGCGTCATGAACTACATCTTCCGCAAGGCGGTCATGAAGTTCCTCTTCGACGAGAACCCCATTTCCGTCCAGGAATTCTGCGACCGGGTCCGCGCCGCCTTCCCCGAGGGCCGTGGCGACATCCCCATGAACCTTTTGGGTAGCCACGACACCACCCGCCTCCTGTCCCAGCCCTGCGCAAGCCTCGAACGCATCAAGCTGGCATACGCCCTCCTGTTCTTTATGCCCGGCGCGTCCTGCATCTACTACGGCGAGGAACTCTCCATGAAGGGCGGCAAGGACCCCGACTGCCGCCGAAGCGTCCCCTGGGACGAACTGGAAAACCGCAAGTCCCAACCGCTATACGAATTTATCTGTAATCTGGTGAAAATGCGCCGCGAAAACCAGGTCCTCCGCGACGGCAGCCTCTCCATCGCAAACATCGCCGACGGCTTCACCGTCACCCGCACCCTGGGCAAAAAGACCATGACCCTCTCCGTCACAACCTCTGGCGCCCAACCTTCTTTTGAAATTAAATAAAGGGGGAAGCCTCCCCCTCGCTTCTGCGACTTATCGTCCCCGCAAACAATCTCGTCATCCTCGCGAAGGCGAGGATCCACAAACTTCTTAGCGGGGATCTCCTAATCGCATCCGCTACCCCCTCTCCTAGGGGCTCTGCCCCTAAGACCCCGTTCCTCTTGTCATGCCCGCGCCTTTTTTCGTCATCCTCGCGTAGGCGAGGATCCGCTATCATCTTGGCAGGCAATCTCCTTTAACAAATCTTTCCCTCGATGTGAATATCTCTCGTTCACAGGGACTCACTTTGTTCGACTGTTCACTCGAGAAACTCACATCTCGGTCGAAAAACAAGCGGTGGGTTCGGGAAATAAATGCTTTTGTGGGCGAAATCTGCTTTAGCAGGTTTGGCTAGTTGCTACAGGAGGAAACTCTTGTGACTGTTAGTCCCTGCGAGTTTCCGCCGAGAGTCCTGATCACTTGCGTATTATCGGAAATTTCCAGGAGTTATAACAGTTTTTTTCTGTTCTGGTTTTATCCCTGCTCATAAAGAGCCACTATAAGACTATTTCTTTTTACGAAAGAAATTTGCCCAGTAAGGATTTTCTTTATCAAAGAGTTCCTTTTCTTCTTGCGTGAAATTCTTCGGATAATCTCCGAATAGAAACAAAATTTTTTTCTTATCAAAGGAAACCGCATATAATCCATGATAATCGACATAATCGACCCACCAGATTTTATCATCTTCGTTGTTCTTGTAGAATTCGATTCTTTTTGTCTCTTTGTCAACCATGATCATGATTGTTTTATCCCTGCTCATAAAGAGCCCCTATAAGACTTGAAGAGCTTCGCCCTGAACACGTGTTCTATAATGTTTTTCCATACGCCTTTTCGGTATTAGAATCACTTCACCCTTTTTCCTTAAAATGCCAAACTTCGCCGGTGCTTTTGTCAACCACCCTGGCAGAATCGAGCGTTACCGTGTATGAATATTTTTCCGATTCGAAATAGAACGGTCCGATTCTCGCATAAATTCCTTCCGGGAGATTCTTGATGCCAAAGACATCTTTTTCCTCGTTGCCAATGAAGAACATTGCCAGCCCCGACGAACAACCCGTACTAATTTCAATAGCCCCTGCATAATATGCCGTTGTATATTCTTCACAGGCAATCAGCGAATCAGGAGCAAGGCATCTCTTAGTGTACCTAAACGGAACGTGCCCAACGGAGTTGCATTCTTCCGCTGCGCTGCTGGACTCAACGTTTTCCGCAGAGCTGCTGGATTCAATATCCGTCGAAGATTCGCTAGATTTTATTGAATCTATAGAACAGCTTGATTCGTCAACAGTCCCGGAAGAACTGGATTTTTCCGACAGCGGGACTGGTGTACTTTCTGCTGAAACGGAACTCGAATCGTCTCCGCATGCGGCAAAGGTTAAGAGGATTGCAGCAAAAGTTGCGTGTGCAATTGTTCTTATTTTCATCATGTTTTACCCCAGCTCATAAAGAGCCCCTATAAGACTTTAGGCGCCTCTCGCCTTCTTCAACAGAAACAAATTCGCTGTTTCGACATCTATATCCCGATAAAGCGGAGTCGGCCTTTATATGGTCTAAAGGGCAATTCTCCCGAATTTGACATTGTTCTTCATAAGTTATACTGCAGGGATCCTTGAAGCAGACGCCGTATTCGTTTATGTTACGGAGCCTCCGTGCTTTTATCGTGTCTAAAATATCTTGTTCGCATTCGCTATAGTCTTTCCCTGTCATGGCATCGTAATTAATCTCTGGAACACAATCCAAAGCTGGATCGTAGCAGTTTTCATGACAGGGGTCATCTGTCCCGTAAGCACAAGAAAAAGCCTGCAAAGCAAACGAAGACGCCACAATGCTCGATATTCTAAAGCGGTGGCTCCAAAAAATGGATCCAACCCATAAGAATATTTTGCGAAGAAAATTTCTCATGTTTTACCTCAGCTCATAAAGAGCCCCTATAAGAACTACTTTCTGAATATACCTTATTTTATGCGGGTTCGCAAGCGGTTTGACGCTGAAAAGATTAGAATAAATAGATGGGTTTCTGGGATTTTGTTGATTTCCATCAGAGAAAATGTCAACGGCATAACGATTCTTTCCGAACAAGAAAAGTTGAAAAGCGCAAGCTGACGATGTGGGGGGGGAGGGGGACGTGCCCCCTCGGCAAAGCCTTGCCCCACCATGTCATGCCCGCCTTGTGCGGGCTCCTCCGACCTTGACCAGCGTCATCCTGGAGCGCAGCGACGGGATGCATACTTTTCTTACCAACATTTTTCAGGGGCAAGTCTTTGCCTACCCCCTCTGCGGGGACACACCACCTAAAGGTGGCCATGCCCACATAAGCGCTGAAGCGCTAAGTGGTCAAAGGCCGCAACGCCCCGCACCCTCTTGTCATGCCCCGCTTGACGGGGCATCTCCATTAACAAATCTCTCCCTCGATGTGAGCCATCCCTCGCTCGTCATAATGACTGCTCGGCTCAATCTTGTAGCTGAATCTACGAAATCGCCTCGCTCTCGCCGACACAACTCGTTGATACGAGTTGCTTTCGGCTCACAGATTCACTTTGTTCGACTGTTCACTCGAGAAACTCACATCTCGTTCAAAAAACAAAAAAATGTGGCTCTGGATTCCAAGTGCTTTGAGGTGTAGACCCGCCTTTACTGGTATGAACCGTTACTGCAGGAGGAAACTCTTGTGACTGTTAGTCCCTGCGAGTTTCCGCCGAGAGTTCTGTTTCCAGTGCCATACCCCCCCAATTTGTTGCCTAAATTTTACAATGGGGGGGGGTATGGATTTTATCGGGTCTTTATCTATCTTTAACAAGATAAACTATAGACGGGGATGTTCTTATGAAGAAGTCTTTCCAGCGTGTCATTGCGACCCTGAACTTGTTTCAGGGGAAGCAATCTCTAACCATCTGTTTATTGGCGGCATTCTTCGCCCTTTCCGCCTGTGACGACTCTTCGTCGGCGGGTGACGATGACAATAACGTCATTCTGAGCGGCGATAGCCGCGAAGAATCCAGTGATTCTCGTTCCAACGATAAGGACGAAGCAATCTCCAGCAGCGGCAAGGTCACTGATAAGGATAGCGACTCCATGTCCAGCGACAGCAAGTCCAACGATCCCGCCGAAGTGACCGACGACTCCAGCGACAGCAAGGGCAATCCTTCTTCGGCAGGAACATCGACCAAATCCAGCAACTCGAATTCATCTGGAACGACTACGAAGTCAAGCAGCAGTTCTGCGGGCAAGGTGAATGGCTTGGCGACGCCGTGCAAGACTGAAACCGAAGACAACTGCGAGTATGGCGAGTTGGTGGATGAACGCGATGGCCAGACATACAAGACGGTGAAAATCGGCACCCAGACTTGGATGGCAGAAAACCTGAACTATGACCCTGGACAGGGTGGTTCAGGTTCGTCGGCATACGATTGGTCATGGTGCTATGACGACGACCCTTCCAATTGCGCCAAATACGGGCGGCTTTACACCTGGGCCGCCGCGATGGACTCCGCTACGACCTATTGTGGTTTCGGCAAGTCCTGCACGGCGACGCATCCCGTCCAGGGCATCTGCCCGAGCGGCTGGCATTTGCCCGATACGACCGATTGGCACGATCTCATCGTAGCTGCCGGCGGACAGTATTCCGCGGGAGCAAAGTTGAAATCGACCTCTGGGTGGGAGAACGATGAGTGGGGGAACGATGGCAACGGCACGGATGCGTTCGGCTTCTCGGCGCTCCCGTCCGGCTACAGGAGCCGCGACGGGGGGGACTACTACACCGCCGGCGGCTATGCGTACATCTGGTCCTCTTTTGAGTACATCACGGGCCTCGTCGCGTACGAAATGCGCCTGCGCTGCACCAACGCGTACGCAACCGTGGATCGCGGCAACGAGGACTACGGCTACGCGGTCCGCTGTCTCAAGGACTCGGACTAAATCCCCAAAGGTTTCTCTATGAAAAACACATTCGCGAAAAAGTTTACGGTCTGCGCCCTTGCGTGGGTGTTCGGGTTTGCCCTTTCGGCTTGCGATAATTCGTCGTCGGCGGGTGGCGATGACAATAACGTCATTCTGAGCGGCGATAGCCGCGAAGAATCCAGTGATTCTCGTTCCAACGATAAGGACGAAGCAATCTCCAGCAGCGGCAAGGTCACTGATAAGGATAGCGAGCCTGCCGAAGTGTCCAGTTCATCGGTGGAGTCTTCTGATTCCAAGAGTTCAAGTTCCGTAAAGTCGGGTGATTCTTCGAGTTCGACTGAAGCGTCGAAAAGTTACGCCGAAGCGAAGGTCATGCCGTCGGGAACTTACGCGTGTTCCAAATACAAATGCTTCACGACAGAATACCTGAATCAGGACTTTCTGGAAGCGGGGAAGTATGGCGAAATTCTCGACGAGCGAGATGGTCAGGTCTATAAGACTATTGAGATTTGCGACGAGGAAAATGAAAATTGTCAGATATGGATGGCTCAGAATTTGAACTACGCATACACTAACGTTCCCTATAACTATGGTGACTACACCTCCGATTCCACCAGTTGGTGCTATGACAACGCCCCTGCCAATTGTTTCAAGTACGGACGACTTTACACCTGGGCTGTGGCCATTGATTCGGTGAAGTTGGCGAGCGATGCAGACAATCCGCAGGACTGCGGCTTCCGCAAAGATTGCGACCTCATTTCGGTAGGTTCGGCAACCTTAATTCAGGGTTTTTGTCCCAACGGCTGGCATCTGCCGAACGGAGATGAATGGAATGCCTTATTCACGGCGGTTGGCGGAAGAAACATAGCAGGTACAAAGTTGAAATCTACAAATGGTTGGCAAGAAAATGGCAACGGCGATGACGCTTTCGGTTTTTCTGCGCTCCCTGCTGGTAGAAGGGCCTACAGTGGCGACTTCTTCAATGACGCCACTAGGACGTACCTATGGAGTTCTATTGAAGGCGAAAGCCTCGGCGCGTACAGCGTGAATTTGGACTATCACAGCGGCCTTGCGGACTTGGGGAGTTTCTACAAGAACCACGGGTACTCCGTCCGTTGCCTCAAGGACTCTGAATAAATTCCAAAAGGTTTTGCTATGAAAAATACATTCGCGAAAATGTTTACGGTCTGTGCCCTTGCGGGGGTGCTTGGTGCTGCGTTTATCGGTTGCGGGGAAGACTCGTCTTCTACCAGGGCGTCAGGCTCCTATGCCGGTCGAACAGTCACCATTGGCAATCAGGTTTGGATGGCGGAGAACTTGAACATCGATACAGAAGATTCCTGGTGCTATGACAATAATCCTGAAATGTGCGCCAAATATGGACGTCTTTATACCTGGGAAGCTGCGATGAAGGCTTGTCCGTCAGGGTGGCGTTTGCCAAGCCATGAAGATTGGATGACGTTGTTTGATACGATTGACGAAACTGGCTTTGGGCCAGGTTTCGGAATGGACGTCGGCGGTATAAAGTTGAAGTCCGTTGATGGCTGGGAAGACGATCCGAAAGTGACAAAGAGCGAGGATGTATACGGCTTTTCTGCGTTTCCTGCAGGCGAAGGCGAGAAGGATGGTGAAAAGTTCCACGGGATGGGAAGGTACACCAAATTTTGGTCAACTGAAGAAAAAAGCTTCAGCGAGGATGCTTATGCTATGGTACTCAGTTACAATCATGATGAAGCGAGGTATTTGGACTACAAGAAAACGGATGCCTACTCCGTCCGCTGCGTGAAGGACTCGGACTAAATCTCAAAAGGTTTCCCTATGAAAAACACATTCGCGAAAAAGTTCACGGTCTGCGCCCTTGCGGGGGTGCTCGGTTTCGCCCTTTCCGCCTGCGGAAGCGATTCCTCTAGTTCTCCCTACGAAACATCTGCCAAGGATGCCAACGAACCCTTTTCTGGAGATGTTTCGGGAATTGCGCAGGTGGGGCCCTTTGTGGAAGGCAGCAACATTGTCATTCAAGGGCTAGATTCAACCTTCATTATGGTCTTTGAGGAATTCACCGGTGAGGTTGCCGACAATGATGGGGCATATTCCATAAAGGAAGTCTCCTCGGAAACCAACTATGGTTATGCAAAGGTAACTGGTAAATTTTACAATATCGTTACAGGCTCCATTTCTTCATCGGAATCATCGCTAAAGGGCGTCATAAACCTAAAGCAAAAAAACAGTGCGAATATCAATGTTGCAACATCCTTGGTTTATAGCCGTATCGAAGAGTTAGTGGATTATGGAGCGTCTATCTATGATGCCAAAAAGCAGGCCGAACAGGAACTTTTCAAGACCTTTGGCTTTGAAGGAAACTTTGACGAATTGAACAAACTGAACGTTTACTCCGATACCGATGGGGGAGCGGCACTGCTGGCTATGACGATCCTTATGCTGAATGAATCGGAAACTGGTTTTGATTATCGCCTACAGATGTTCGCTCTTGACTTTAAAAAGGACGGAGAATGGAACGATTTGGATAATCGTACGGATGCGGCAGACTTTGCAGTGGACCAGGATTTCGTACATGTGCGAAAGAATATCCAGGAAAGTGGTGGCGTTGAAAAAATCCCAGACTTTGATTCCTACATAAACTCCTTTGTTGCCGCAGAGTACAAACTGGGCGAGTGTTCTGACAACTTCGATAAGAAGATTGTTGCTGCCCGAAATACTTACAGTAAAAATGATGGGGTCTACTTTATTTGCGATAATGGAATGTGGCGAAAGGCGACAGCCTTGGAGCAGAACACCCATGGCCTCAAGTGCGACGCTGACGGAAGTGTTTTAGCGGGTGCTGTCGATACGAGTTCTTTTTATGTATGCGAATCCGGTGCGTTTAGAGAAGCGTCCGCATCTGAAACAGATGTTAAGAAAGGGTGCGGCGATTATAACGAGGGAGCGTCCGCAACAAAATCTGTTAGCAAGTTTTGGGTACGGTCTTTCACATGTAAAGATAAAGAGTGGATGGCCGACGGGGTAAAGCAAAATATGGAGTCCTACGAAATTTTGACCGATTCAAGGGATGGAAAAGAATATCCGATTGTAACCATTGGCGAACAGACTTGGATGGCTAAAAATTTGGAATATAACTGTGGTGCGAATCGTTACGGTTGTTACTATTCCTGGATCAAAGCTGTTGTTGACTCTACGAACTTAAGCGAACCTGTCCGGGGAATATGTCCTGAGGGATGGCATATCCCAAGCCTTGCTGAATTCGAAAAACTATTTGAAACGACCGGTGTGGATGCATCGCATTCAAGCATGTTGTTTGCACCGCCAGCATGGGATACGGAAGGATCGTTTGTCATGGGTTATTTTCAATCGAGCGGCAAGACGGATATCGAAGTAATGCAGGTCAATGGCTTTAAGGATGAATATGGATTTGCTCTTTTGCCGGGTGGAACCAGTTCTTTCACTACTGGGGTTAATAGTGGAGCCGAGGCTGTTCTTCTGACATCTTCAAGGGATGATGCAGGAATCAGTATAAATATGAGATTCGACTTGGCTTTGAAAAAAGGCACTTCTACAATGGATTCATATTCTAATGCGGTTGCTATGCAACAGAGTTCGTATAATCTCCGCTGCTTGAAAGATTGACTAAGGGGTAAAATTTTGTAATGGGTGTTTTTATGAAAAAATTTATTTTACTGTTGGCATTCTTCGCCCTTTCCG
This genomic interval carries:
- the metH gene encoding methionine synthase; translated protein: MTLREAFENKMLLLDGGMGSVIQTYGIKGANNDMLSIEKPEIILDIQRRYVDAGVDCLTTNTFSSQRVSQHEYHQEHRIAEMNRAAVKIAKQAAAEAMEKYGRQVYILGDVGPTSKMLSMSEDVNDPASRSITFDELEDAYLEQIQVLVEEGVDAILIETIFDTLNAKAAASAFTKVMEKRAADAGDKAADLKSVEVMFSMTVSDASGRTLSGQTVEAFAVSVMHMHPLSIGLNCGLGADGMVPYLRRMGKVAPCYISCHPNAGLPNQFGGYDDTPEDMVRLMGVYLDDKLVNMIGGCCGTTPEHIAAMRKMLDALPADYERRKPAPKYATSPLLRLAGLEPLFKEQVRPSNGADSCNAEDFVKVGERCNVAGSKKFLRLINEKNYDEALDIARKQVEDGADVIDVNMDDGLLDATAEMQTFLNLIASDPAVSRVPIMVDSSRFEVIEAGLKCIQGKSIVNSISLKMGEQAFIEHALTIKRLGAAVIVMLFDEEGQATNYERRVNIAARAYDILVKQLDFAPSDIIFDPNVLTVATGMAEHNAYAIDFIRAVRWIMDNLPGVRISGGLSNLSFAFRGNNYLREAMHTTFLHYAIPNGMGMAIMNPSAIIEYKTIPLELRMAITEVLLNTEPDASEALIEIASRMTAAAAAAKEAGTKYDPKAIFAMSTGAGSSDAGSNSVADSAQAKTTPEERLQEALLKGTSTTLQPDLMELINRGDSPVGIISGPLMDGMNEVGRRFGEGKMFLPQVVKTARTMKKAVEILQPYIEAGKDANASSRGKIVIATVKGDVHDIGKNIVSVIMACNGYEMVDLGVMVPEDVIVKAVIENKADILSLSGLITPSLEEMCTVAKAMQDAGQRIPIIVGGATTSPTHTAVKIAPCYEGPVFHVRDAASNPGLVQKLLDPATSEQTIQENRVEQQRIRDKQNGIQTEAASAMAAAEKTPLERRYSCDWSKYQPVEPPFMGESKLPPIPLEKVIPLISWEYFFFTWKIKPDQEEAKKLKADAEALIKSLTKPEYALRAVQAFYPAAGTENSIKFNTGRTGTDSDFVEVATARQQNPEGTCLALCDYVAPANANTASVFAAPAGKDVFRDIVGAFAVTVSDAFVKRLEKLKAEQGGSDYDVLLMQTVADRLAEAGAEYLSQELARTNSWKGIRPAVGYPVLPNIKEIFNVAKLIDFGSVGISLTENGAMYPQASVSGLYISHPEVDYFHVKS
- a CDS encoding 4-alpha-glucanotransferase, with the protein product MRYSDISCFQSGVAVPLFSLRSKNSIGIGEYLDLIPFAQWSKLCDFNVIQLLPVNDTGAEASPYSARSAFALNPVFINIQAVQGSSEFEDDIEEAKEKFDEQERIDYYKISTWKRSILRKIFDNRYDQLRKDKVLQEWLDKNPWAKAYCAYSTLKAENGEKSWKDWKNFKNPTDADIEKIWTKYKKDVWFQAWMQFVAETQFCAAVSEVSKLGINIKGDIPILINEDSADVWASRKYFSLEDRAGAPPDMFSYSGQNWGFPTYRWDVIEQDGFAWWKARLAQASKFYHAYRIDHVLGFFRIWSIPQTETTGILGHFNPSIPLTLERLQAAGFKQESLEYLRKPNYSVDQLRQFLEGDTERLLPVCFKTLYGTTDRYILKDEFLSEKAILGLSEPQEIKDKLLKVYWNRVFVPTGDEHTFYPYWYWYNAPVLFTLPEYEQQKLHEIIGENEAAQNGLWEANATKLLSVLAKETDMLVCAEDLGSVPRCVPAVLKKLNILSLRIERWARNWDAPYSPYYAMEEYPRLSVCTTSCHDTSSLRGLWKEPDFDRAFYWSHAGLPGNAPEELTPTVVRNILAHVFSANSLLCILPVQDYFALSPALSECAPEEERVNIPGTVGGKNWTYRLPCSVEDLAKNNFLCSEIRKLVDARKRRPMWKI